The Anoxybacillus amylolyticus DNA segment TTCATAATTTCCGCTATGAGTTAAATAAAGATATGCAAATTGCGGCAGCACATTTTATTCCGCACGAAGCGGCAGGAAAATGTGCGAATATGCACGGACATACGTATTTTGTCAACATTACGGTGGCAGGCGATGAGCTCGATGAATCTGGGTTTTTAATTAATTTCCAGCAGCTAAAGAAAATTGTGCACGGCAAACTCGACCATACGTTAATGAACGACCATACAGATTTATTTAGCAATGCGCGTGCCGAAGATTTTCCGACGACCGAAGTAGTCGCACGTAAAATTGCCGAAATCGTGCAAGCACAACTTGATACGATGCCAAACCGTCCAACATGCGTTCAAGTATTTGTGCGAGAATCCCCGACAAGCTACGTCGTCTACCGACCGAAAGCAGGGAATCGCTAATGATGAAAATTCCGGTGCTTGAAATTTTCGGGCCAACGATTCAAGGGGAAGGAATGGTGATCGGGCAAAAGACGATGTTCGTCCGCACGGCTGGCTGCGACTACCGCTGTCACTGGTGCGATTCCGCGTTTACGTGGGATGGGTCAGCGAAAGCGGAAATCATGCAAATGACGGCGGAAGACATTTGGCGCGAACTTACCGTCTTAGGTGGAAATCGTTTTAGCCATGTGACCATTTCTGGAGGTAATCCAGCCCTCTTAAAAGGGCTCGATGAATTGATTACGCTGTTAAAAGGAAAAGGAATTCGCATCGCGCTTGAAACACAAGGAAGCTGTTGGCAAGAGTGGTTTTATGCGATTGACGATTTAACGATTTCACCGAAGCCGCCAAGTTCAGGGATGGAGACGGACTTTGCGGTACTCGATGACATTATCGAAAAGCTTGTGAAAGCAGGAAGAAAAGAAAATGTTAGTTTAAAAGTTGTCGTGTTTGATGATGCCGATTTTGCGTATGCGACGTATGTGCATAAACGTTATCCGCTCATTCCGTTTTATTTGCAAGTCGGCAATGAAGGAGTGAGGGAAACAGATGACGGAACGTTGCGCGCGAAACTGCTTCATCAGCTGGAGTGGCTCGTCGAAAAAGTCGTACAATCGTCCGACATGAACGATGTCCGTGTCTTGCCGCAGCTGCATACCCTTTTATGGGGAAATAAGCGAGGAGTATAAATAATGAAAGGGGAAAAAACGATGGCAGGAAGAAAAGATGAGGAATTGCAGGGTGTCACGCTCCTTGGCAACCAAGGAACAAAATATTTATTCGAATACAGCCCAGAGGTGCTAGAAGTATTCGACAACAAACATCCCGATCGCGATTATTTTGTGAAATTTAATTGTCCGGAGTTCACGAGCCTATGCCCTAAGACAAATCAACCAGATTTCGCTACTATTTACATTAGTTACATCCCTGATAAAAAATGCGTGGAAAGTAAGTCGTTAAAGCTTTATTTATTTAGCTTCCGCAATCACGGTGATTTTCACGAAGATTGCGTAAACATCATTATGAACGACTTAATTAACGTGATGGATCCGCGCTATATTGAAGTGTGGGGGAAATTTACTCCTCGCGGCGGCATTTCGATTGACCCGTACTGCAACTGGGGGCGCCCAGGAACAAAATACGAA contains these protein-coding regions:
- the queD gene encoding 6-carboxytetrahydropterin synthase QueD encodes the protein MIQQIYPQVFHNFRYELNKDMQIAAAHFIPHEAAGKCANMHGHTYFVNITVAGDELDESGFLINFQQLKKIVHGKLDHTLMNDHTDLFSNARAEDFPTTEVVARKIAEIVQAQLDTMPNRPTCVQVFVRESPTSYVVYRPKAGNR
- the queE gene encoding 7-carboxy-7-deazaguanine synthase QueE, with the protein product MMKIPVLEIFGPTIQGEGMVIGQKTMFVRTAGCDYRCHWCDSAFTWDGSAKAEIMQMTAEDIWRELTVLGGNRFSHVTISGGNPALLKGLDELITLLKGKGIRIALETQGSCWQEWFYAIDDLTISPKPPSSGMETDFAVLDDIIEKLVKAGRKENVSLKVVVFDDADFAYATYVHKRYPLIPFYLQVGNEGVRETDDGTLRAKLLHQLEWLVEKVVQSSDMNDVRVLPQLHTLLWGNKRGV
- the queF gene encoding preQ(1) synthase, giving the protein MAGRKDEELQGVTLLGNQGTKYLFEYSPEVLEVFDNKHPDRDYFVKFNCPEFTSLCPKTNQPDFATIYISYIPDKKCVESKSLKLYLFSFRNHGDFHEDCVNIIMNDLINVMDPRYIEVWGKFTPRGGISIDPYCNWGRPGTKYEKMAEYRLMNHDLYPEKVDNR